Proteins from a genomic interval of Oceanispirochaeta crateris:
- a CDS encoding RNA polymerase sigma factor has product MSDDFELAYKDFYPVLIRVAYRITGSTEVSEDLCQEAFVRYYERMDKIPPGEQAKYWMIRVVKNLAYNHEKRKGRERNAYQKHYHEPKPEVINQGEKGLMEDESKKLIQEALMKLPYKMRVVLTLKEYANLNYKQIGEILKISEGNVKIRVFRARQKLSEILDKGEVYVP; this is encoded by the coding sequence GTGTCTGACGACTTTGAGCTAGCATATAAAGATTTTTACCCTGTTTTGATACGTGTTGCTTACAGGATTACGGGCAGTACGGAAGTTAGTGAAGACCTTTGCCAGGAGGCATTTGTCCGTTACTATGAACGGATGGATAAGATTCCACCTGGAGAACAAGCGAAGTACTGGATGATCCGTGTTGTAAAAAACCTGGCTTACAATCATGAAAAGAGGAAGGGCCGGGAGAGGAACGCTTATCAGAAACATTATCATGAGCCCAAACCCGAGGTGATCAATCAGGGTGAGAAGGGGCTTATGGAGGATGAGTCAAAAAAACTCATTCAGGAAGCGCTTATGAAGCTGCCATATAAGATGCGGGTGGTGCTGACCTTAAAGGAATACGCCAACCTCAACTACAAGCAGATTGGAGAAATTCTGAAAATATCTGAAGGAAATGTTAAAATACGTGTCTTTCGTGCCAGACAGAAACTGAGTGAAATCCTTGATAAGGGGGAAGTCTATGTGCCCTGA
- the mgtE gene encoding magnesium transporter, with protein MQNLIENLKEYLDPVNDGQLRSVLDELSAAEIAEIWDNFSNEESLRIFALIQQDKRSDLISELHIYEQEHLIRELSEGITKTLLNGMEPDNLVDLIQSVSPELRSAVWEQLSEETRRETTFLLRFDEDDAAGIMTPRYAAILGGITVAQALKFIRKTMDEMETIYYLYVVDKLKRLNGVVSLKDILRANDSDRIEDIMIRKVIYVHDDTDQEESARVLENHGLLALPVVDRFNRLLGIITFDDVIDVIREEQTEDIYKMGAMGGNTNSYLETSSWGLVKKRIPWLIILLVAGTITTNVLHLYQDLLLAAAFLTLFIPVITQTGGNSGTQSSTLMIRGLATGELHFRDIGKVMLKEIIVGLFLGITTGVVILTRAYFTPPGIEFLPAIAIAISLCSVVIFATVLGAFVPMLIHKIGFDPTVAAGPLMSTVIDVCGLTIFFEVSKRILTL; from the coding sequence ATGCAGAATCTGATTGAAAACCTGAAAGAGTATCTGGATCCTGTCAATGACGGTCAGCTCCGGTCGGTTCTGGATGAACTGAGTGCCGCTGAAATCGCCGAAATCTGGGACAATTTTTCCAATGAAGAGAGTCTTAGAATATTCGCCCTCATCCAACAGGACAAAAGAAGTGACCTCATATCCGAGCTCCACATCTATGAACAGGAACATCTCATCAGAGAGCTCTCGGAGGGAATCACAAAGACTCTTTTAAATGGAATGGAACCGGATAATCTTGTAGACCTGATTCAGTCGGTCAGCCCGGAGCTACGCTCTGCCGTTTGGGAACAGCTGAGCGAAGAGACACGGAGAGAGACAACGTTTCTACTACGCTTTGACGAAGATGATGCTGCAGGTATCATGACTCCCAGGTATGCGGCCATCCTTGGGGGAATCACAGTCGCCCAGGCTCTGAAATTCATCCGGAAAACGATGGATGAAATGGAAACCATTTACTACTTGTATGTGGTTGATAAATTAAAGAGGCTCAATGGGGTCGTCTCCCTCAAGGACATACTCAGAGCCAATGATTCGGACCGGATTGAAGATATCATGATCCGCAAGGTCATATATGTTCACGATGATACAGACCAGGAAGAGTCTGCCAGAGTTCTTGAAAATCACGGTTTACTGGCTCTTCCCGTAGTGGACCGATTTAACAGACTCCTGGGAATCATTACCTTTGATGATGTAATTGATGTCATCAGGGAAGAGCAGACAGAAGATATCTATAAGATGGGAGCCATGGGTGGAAACACAAATAGTTATCTGGAAACCAGCTCATGGGGTCTGGTAAAAAAGCGTATTCCCTGGCTGATCATCCTCCTCGTGGCAGGAACTATCACGACAAATGTACTCCATCTCTATCAAGACTTACTTCTGGCAGCCGCATTTTTGACACTTTTTATACCGGTTATAACGCAGACAGGGGGAAACTCGGGAACTCAGTCATCCACTTTGATGATTAGAGGACTGGCAACAGGAGAGCTTCACTTCAGGGATATTGGGAAGGTCATGCTCAAAGAGATCATCGTGGGCCTGTTTTTGGGAATAACCACGGGAGTTGTCATTTTAACCAGAGCCTACTTCACCCCTCCGGGAATAGAATTTCTACCAGCTATAGCCATTGCCATATCCTTGTGCAGTGTTGTAATTTTTGCCACAGTTTTGGGCGCCTTTGTCCCCATGCTGATCCACAAGATTGGATTTGACCCGACAGTAGCTGCTGGCCCCCTGATGTCGACAGTCATTGATGTGTGCGGACTAACCATTTTCTTCGAAGTATCCAAGAGGATTCTCACCCTGTGA
- the murB gene encoding UDP-N-acetylmuramate dehydrogenase — MYKLIDLKRKINIRGSLREQESLKNLTSFRLGGKADLYAEPSDEEDLLHLLRALKEMEIPWFILGGGANILISDRGIRGMVISMTRLDSISKKESSLTLGAGLPVSDGAAYAADKGLKGLEFIYAMPGSVGGALWMNARCYGGEIAGILKGATIINENLEREYVPFKTNEWNYKKSPFQNRNCIILSAEFSLERAVPSDLWIEMKRIRKDREDKGHFRAPCAGSTFKNNRAFGAPSGQIIEDAGLKGYRIGGAAVSDWHGNILINEKDATAEELDKLIKFVQERVQEKTGFLLEPEVIRVGDWRSIDAESD, encoded by the coding sequence GTGTACAAATTAATCGATTTGAAGAGAAAAATCAACATCAGAGGTTCCTTGAGAGAACAGGAATCACTAAAAAACCTCACAAGCTTCCGCCTTGGCGGAAAGGCTGATCTATATGCCGAGCCTTCTGATGAAGAAGATCTTCTGCATCTGCTTCGAGCCCTGAAAGAGATGGAAATTCCCTGGTTTATCCTGGGAGGAGGAGCCAATATCCTCATATCTGACAGGGGAATCAGAGGCATGGTCATCTCTATGACCCGACTGGATTCGATAAGTAAAAAAGAAAGCTCTTTGACGCTCGGTGCGGGACTCCCCGTATCGGATGGTGCAGCCTATGCCGCCGACAAGGGGCTCAAAGGCCTGGAGTTCATCTATGCCATGCCCGGTTCCGTAGGAGGAGCCCTCTGGATGAATGCCCGCTGTTATGGCGGTGAGATAGCCGGGATACTGAAAGGTGCCACCATCATCAATGAAAATTTGGAAAGAGAGTATGTCCCATTCAAAACAAATGAGTGGAACTATAAAAAATCCCCATTCCAGAACAGGAATTGTATTATACTATCTGCCGAGTTCTCTTTGGAAAGAGCTGTCCCTTCCGATCTCTGGATAGAGATGAAAAGAATACGGAAAGACCGGGAAGACAAGGGACATTTTCGTGCCCCCTGCGCTGGTTCAACCTTTAAAAATAACAGGGCCTTTGGTGCACCTTCTGGACAGATCATCGAAGATGCCGGACTGAAGGGATATAGAATAGGCGGTGCAGCCGTATCAGATTGGCATGGAAATATCCTTATCAATGAGAAAGATGCAACGGCGGAAGAGTTGGACAAACTGATCAAGTTTGTTCAAGAGAGAGTTCAGGAGAAGACTGGGTTTCTTCTGGAACCTGAGGTAATCAGGGTTGGTGACTGGAGGTCAATTGATGCAGAATCTGATTGA
- a CDS encoding GSCFA domain-containing protein: protein MKQRSSETEIEFYKNHVSRVEVDATTIEINPSSRLYFAGSCFAENLFSYWQEHFLSGALSPFGSTYNPVSLRDSLCLICEYQEVKEEDLFLHNELWRHPLFNTLMADKTASVVTSRINKSLMNHRLLLQQSDFLILTLGTAYVYEEIKTHNIVNNCHRRPSTEFRRYALTVEMIVEALESLMKAVRKINPGIKLILTLSPVRHLRDKASENSLSKALLRCGIEEFLNRDHDSEYFPSYEILLDELRDYRWYTEDLVHPSDAALKYIMSRFCESRGNDALKLYLKDSEALSRMNRHKVLHPDTEEGRNFMALKEAKKQDFLKKYPFTTLKDF, encoded by the coding sequence GTGAAACAGCGTTCTTCAGAAACGGAGATTGAGTTCTACAAGAATCATGTTTCCCGGGTTGAAGTGGATGCAACGACAATAGAAATCAACCCCTCGAGCCGGCTGTATTTTGCCGGTTCCTGTTTTGCAGAGAACCTTTTTTCCTACTGGCAGGAACACTTTCTCTCGGGAGCCCTATCTCCTTTTGGCAGTACCTATAACCCTGTTTCTCTGCGAGACAGCCTCTGCCTGATTTGTGAATATCAGGAAGTAAAAGAAGAGGATCTTTTTCTACATAATGAACTCTGGCGGCATCCCCTGTTTAATACTCTTATGGCCGATAAGACAGCATCGGTAGTAACGAGCAGAATCAATAAAAGCCTCATGAATCATAGGCTTCTCTTGCAACAAAGTGACTTTCTTATTCTGACCCTGGGAACAGCCTATGTGTATGAAGAGATTAAAACACATAACATTGTAAATAACTGCCATAGACGACCATCTACTGAGTTTCGAAGGTACGCTCTAACAGTCGAAATGATAGTAGAAGCTCTGGAAAGCCTGATGAAGGCTGTGAGAAAAATAAATCCGGGAATAAAACTGATTCTGACCCTGAGTCCAGTCCGGCACCTGAGGGATAAAGCCTCTGAGAACTCCCTGAGCAAGGCTCTTCTGCGCTGCGGCATAGAGGAGTTTTTAAACCGGGACCATGATTCTGAATACTTCCCGTCCTATGAAATTCTGCTAGATGAGCTACGGGATTACCGTTGGTACACAGAGGATCTGGTACACCCCTCTGATGCGGCATTGAAGTATATTATGTCCCGTTTTTGTGAGTCCCGGGGAAATGATGCCCTAAAATTATATTTAAAAGACTCAGAAGCTCTGAGCCGGATGAATCGCCACAAGGTTCTTCATCCGGACACAGAAGAGGGAAGAAATTTTATGGCGTTGAAAGAAGCAAAAAAACAGGATTTTTTAAAAAAATATCCCTTTACCACTTTAAAAGATTTCTAA
- the cysS gene encoding cysteine--tRNA ligase: MKLKLMNSDGRLLQDFRPLVEGQVGLYCCGPTVYNYAHIGNMRAYTYEDVLRRTLEYAGYKVNHVMNVTDVGHLTGDGDDGEDKMIKSAREQGMTVWDIAKHFTDAFFKDSQRLNIKTPLQVCKATEHIQDMIDMVKTLEDKGYTYVAGGNVYFNTAKFPEYGRMANLENQDLQHGARVAVDENKKNYTDFVLWFTNSKFEDQAMTWDSPWGKGYPGWHIECSAMSCKYLGPHFDIHCGGVDHIPIHHTNEIAQSEAANGCKWVNVWLHNEFLLMKNGKMSKSKGGFITLQDLIDKGYDPLDYRYFLLGGHYRSQLIFSWESLDASRSARESLVRKIAIMKKEATPGELSTLSEAGKAVLKDFQDHMAADLNTPRALADLWSLLKNKELTTAEKLTLIMDMDRILGLKLDEVPEDNDQSDNLDKDIEALILERQEARKNKDFKRSDEIRDQLLEQGIQIIDSPDGPKWKKK, translated from the coding sequence GTGAAATTGAAACTGATGAATTCGGATGGACGGCTCCTGCAGGACTTTCGCCCCCTTGTTGAGGGACAAGTTGGACTGTATTGCTGTGGACCCACAGTTTACAATTATGCCCATATTGGTAATATGCGGGCCTATACATATGAAGACGTTCTTCGTAGGACTCTGGAATATGCCGGCTACAAGGTCAATCATGTCATGAACGTGACAGATGTGGGGCATCTTACAGGTGACGGCGACGATGGCGAAGATAAGATGATCAAGAGTGCCCGGGAGCAGGGCATGACGGTTTGGGATATTGCCAAGCATTTTACGGACGCTTTTTTTAAAGATTCCCAGAGACTGAATATTAAGACACCCCTTCAAGTGTGCAAGGCTACCGAGCACATCCAGGATATGATCGATATGGTTAAAACCCTGGAAGACAAGGGATACACCTATGTCGCTGGAGGGAATGTTTACTTTAATACGGCAAAATTTCCAGAATACGGCCGTATGGCAAATCTTGAAAACCAGGATCTTCAGCATGGCGCCCGTGTGGCTGTCGACGAAAATAAAAAGAATTACACCGATTTTGTTCTCTGGTTTACCAACAGCAAGTTTGAGGATCAGGCCATGACCTGGGATTCTCCCTGGGGAAAGGGTTATCCCGGATGGCATATAGAGTGTTCGGCTATGAGCTGCAAATACCTGGGACCCCATTTTGATATACACTGCGGCGGTGTGGACCATATTCCCATTCACCATACAAACGAAATCGCCCAGTCAGAAGCCGCCAATGGCTGCAAATGGGTCAATGTATGGCTTCATAATGAGTTTCTTCTCATGAAAAACGGAAAAATGTCAAAATCCAAGGGTGGATTTATCACTTTACAGGATCTAATTGACAAGGGCTATGATCCTCTGGATTACCGGTATTTCCTTTTAGGAGGCCATTATCGTTCGCAACTGATCTTTTCTTGGGAATCCCTGGATGCCTCCCGTTCCGCCAGAGAGTCACTTGTTCGAAAAATTGCGATTATGAAAAAAGAGGCTACTCCCGGAGAACTTTCTACTCTGTCAGAGGCGGGAAAGGCTGTTCTAAAGGATTTTCAGGACCATATGGCCGCCGATCTCAATACTCCCAGAGCCCTGGCCGATCTCTGGAGCCTTTTGAAGAATAAAGAACTTACTACCGCTGAGAAACTGACTCTCATCATGGATATGGATAGAATCCTTGGACTGAAACTGGACGAAGTTCCAGAAGACAATGATCAGTCCGATAATCTTGATAAGGATATCGAAGCACTCATTCTTGAGCGGCAGGAAGCGCGTAAAAATAAAGACTTTAAGAGGTCTGACGAAATCCGCGATCAGCTGTTGGAACAGGGAATTCAGATCATCGATTCTCCTGACGGTCCAAAATGGAAAAAAAAATGA
- a CDS encoding anti-sigma factor family protein — MCPDDKLLSAYYDGEVSSPWKEKIEEHIHVCKECHAVLESFRAQSDLLLSETEPDVSTSYEDLQRLIRHKENVEVHSFLPAVKKPIFSMAAAAAAVLAFFLGFSMSGSPGPSASYMDMPLAVSDGWSVPPGDMMIPGEDIEAMLSLINQSDSSLFSQESSLSLPGDLNLALHGDSQLIRTASFAGGSSR; from the coding sequence ATGTGCCCTGACGACAAATTGTTGTCTGCCTATTATGATGGTGAGGTTTCCAGTCCCTGGAAAGAGAAAATTGAAGAACACATTCATGTCTGTAAAGAATGTCATGCCGTTCTTGAGAGCTTCAGAGCTCAGTCGGATCTTCTTCTTTCTGAAACGGAACCTGATGTCTCTACAAGTTATGAAGATCTACAGAGGCTCATCCGGCATAAAGAAAATGTAGAAGTCCATTCTTTTCTACCAGCAGTAAAAAAACCGATTTTTTCAATGGCTGCTGCGGCGGCAGCGGTTTTGGCTTTCTTTTTAGGTTTCTCTATGTCCGGTTCTCCCGGACCTTCTGCCAGCTATATGGATATGCCTCTTGCTGTCTCCGATGGATGGTCAGTTCCTCCTGGAGACATGATGATTCCAGGGGAAGATATAGAAGCCATGCTTTCACTGATCAATCAATCTGATAGCAGTCTATTCAGCCAGGAATCCAGTCTGAGTCTGCCTGGGGACCTGAATCTGGCACTTCATGGGGATTCTCAGCTTATCCGCACTGCCAGCTTTGCCGGGGGCTCATCCCGTTGA